The following proteins are co-located in the Theropithecus gelada isolate Dixy chromosome 19, Tgel_1.0, whole genome shotgun sequence genome:
- the PIH1D1 gene encoding PIH1 domain-containing protein 1 isoform X3, with amino-acid sequence MANPKLLGLELSEAERMGADSARFEELLLQASKELQQAQTTRPESTQIQPQPGFCIKTNSSEGKVFINICHSLSIPPPADVTEEELLQMLEEDQAGFRIPMSLGEPHAELDARGQGCTAYDVAVNSDFYRRMQNSDFLRELVITIAREGLEDKYNLQLNPEWRMMKNRPFMGSISQQNIRSQQRPRIQELGDLYTPAPGRAESGPEKPHLNLWLEAPDLLLAEIDLPKLDGALGLSLEIGENRLVMGGPQQLYHLDAYIPLQINSDESKAAFHWKRKQLMVAMPLLPVPS; translated from the exons ATGGCGAACCCGAAGCTGCTGGGACTGGAGCTAAGCGAGGCGGAGAGGATGGGTGCTGATTCGGCACGATTTGAGGAGCTGTTGCTGCAG GCCTCGAAGGAGCTCCAGCAAGCCCAGACAACCAGACCAGAATCGACACAAATCCAGCCTCAGCCGG GTTTCTGCATAAAGACCAACTCCTCAGAAGGGAAGGTTTTCATCAACATCTGCCActccctctccatccctcctCCCGCCGACGTGACCGAGGAGGAGCTGCTTCAGATGCTAGAGGAGGACCAAGCTGGGTTTCGCATCCCCATGAGTCTGGGAGAGCCTCATGCAGAACTGGATGCAA GAGGCCAGGGCTGTACCGCCTATGACGTAGCTGTCAACAGCGACTTCTACAGGAGGATGCAG AACAGCGATTTCTTGCGGGAGCTCGTGATCACCATCGCCAGAGAGGGCCTTGAGGACAAATACAACTTGCAGCTGAATCCGG AATGGCGCATGATGAAGAACCGGCCATTCATGGGCTCCATCTCGCAGCAGAACATCCGCTCGCAGCAGCGTCCTCGGATCCAGGAGCTGGGGGACCTGTACACACCGGCCCCTGGGAGAGCTGAGTCAGG CCCTGAAAAGCCTCACCTGAACCTGTGGCTGGAAGCCCCCGACCTCCTCTTGGCCGAAATTGACCTCCCCAAACTG GATGGAGCCCTGGGGCTGTCGCTGGAGATCGGAGAGAACCGCCTGGTGATGGGGGGCCCCCAGCAGCTGTATCATCTGGACGCTTATATCCCACTGCAGATCAACTCTGATGAGAGCAAGGCAGCCTTCCACTGGAAGAGAAAG CAATTAATGGTAGCCATGCCGCTTCTGCCGGTGCCTTCTTGA
- the PIH1D1 gene encoding PIH1 domain-containing protein 1 isoform X1 — translation MANPKLLGLELSEAERMGADSARFEELLLQASKELQQAQTTRPESTQIQPQPGFCIKTNSSEGKVFINICHSLSIPPPADVTEEELLQMLEEDQAGFRIPMSLGEPHAELDARGQGCTAYDVAVNSDFYRRMQNSDFLRELVITIAREGLEDKYNLQLNPEWRMMKNRPFMGSISQQNIRSQQRPRIQELGDLYTPAPGRAESGPEKPHLNLWLEAPDLLLAEIDLPKLDGALGLSLEIGENRLVMGGPQQLYHLDAYIPLQINSDESKAAFHWKRKVPGGWFGEAGTLGSLDSGSEGGGPGAGLLGPGSSFSLLCLLSN, via the exons ATGGCGAACCCGAAGCTGCTGGGACTGGAGCTAAGCGAGGCGGAGAGGATGGGTGCTGATTCGGCACGATTTGAGGAGCTGTTGCTGCAG GCCTCGAAGGAGCTCCAGCAAGCCCAGACAACCAGACCAGAATCGACACAAATCCAGCCTCAGCCGG GTTTCTGCATAAAGACCAACTCCTCAGAAGGGAAGGTTTTCATCAACATCTGCCActccctctccatccctcctCCCGCCGACGTGACCGAGGAGGAGCTGCTTCAGATGCTAGAGGAGGACCAAGCTGGGTTTCGCATCCCCATGAGTCTGGGAGAGCCTCATGCAGAACTGGATGCAA GAGGCCAGGGCTGTACCGCCTATGACGTAGCTGTCAACAGCGACTTCTACAGGAGGATGCAG AACAGCGATTTCTTGCGGGAGCTCGTGATCACCATCGCCAGAGAGGGCCTTGAGGACAAATACAACTTGCAGCTGAATCCGG AATGGCGCATGATGAAGAACCGGCCATTCATGGGCTCCATCTCGCAGCAGAACATCCGCTCGCAGCAGCGTCCTCGGATCCAGGAGCTGGGGGACCTGTACACACCGGCCCCTGGGAGAGCTGAGTCAGG CCCTGAAAAGCCTCACCTGAACCTGTGGCTGGAAGCCCCCGACCTCCTCTTGGCCGAAATTGACCTCCCCAAACTG GATGGAGCCCTGGGGCTGTCGCTGGAGATCGGAGAGAACCGCCTGGTGATGGGGGGCCCCCAGCAGCTGTATCATCTGGACGCTTATATCCCACTGCAGATCAACTCTGATGAGAGCAAGGCAGCCTTCCACTGGAAGAGAAAGGTGCctgggggatggtttggggaagCCGGGACGTTGGGGAGCCTGGACTCTGGATCCGAGGGAGGGGGACCGGGGGCTGGACTTCTGGGTCCTGGATCCTCATTCTCTTTGCTCTGTCTCCTCAGCAATTAA
- the SLC17A7 gene encoding vesicular glutamate transporter 1 isoform X1, protein MEFRQEEFRKLAGRALGKLHRLLEKRQEGAETLELSADGRPVTTQTRDPPVVDCTCFGLPRRYIIAIMSGLGFCISFGIRCNLGVAIVSMVNNSTTHRGGHVVVQKAQFSWDPETVGLIHGSFFWGYIVTQIPGGFICQKFAANRVFGFAIVATSTLNMLIPSAARVHYGCVIFVRILQGLVEGVTYPACHGIWSKWAPPLERSRLATTAFCGSYAGAVVAMPLAGVLVQYSGWSSVFYVYGSFGIFWYLFWLLVSYESPALHPSISEEERKYIEDAIGESAKLMNPLTKFSTPWRRFFTSMPVYAIIVANFCRSWTFYLLLISQPAYFEEVFGFEISKVGLVSALPHLVMTIIVPIGGQIADFLRSRRIMSTTNVRKLMNCGGFGMEATLLLVVGYSHSKGVAISFLVLAVGFSGFAISGFNVNHLDIAPRYASILMGISNGVGTLSGMVCPIIVGAMTKHKTREEWQYVFLIASLVHYGGVIFYGVFASGEKQPWAEPEEMSEEKCGFVGHDQLAGSDDSEMEDEAEPPGAPPAPPPSYGATHSTFQPPRPPPPVRDY, encoded by the exons ATGGAGTTCCGCCAGGAGGAGTTTCGGAAGCTAGCGGGTCGTGCTCTCGGGAAGCTGCACCG CCTTCTGGAGAAGCGGCAGGAAGGCGCGGAGACGCTGGAGCTGAGTGCGGATGGGCGCCCGGTGACCACGCAGACCCGGGACCCGCCGGTGGTGGACtgcacctgcttcggcctccctcGCCGCTACATTATCGCCATCATGAGTGGTCTGGGCTTCTGTATCAGCTTTGGCATCCGCTGCAACCTGGGCGTGGCCATCGTCTCCATGGTCAATAACAGCACGACCCACCGCGGGGGCCACGTGGTGGTGCAG AAAGCCCAGTTCAGCTGGGATCCAGAGACTGTCGGCCTCATACATGGCTCCTTTTTCTGGGGCTATATTGTCACTCAGATTCCGGGAGGATTTATCTGCCAAAAATTTGCAGCCAACAG GGTTTTCGGCTTTGCTATTGTGGCAACATCCACTCTAAACATGCTGATACCCTCGGCTGCCCGCGTCCACTATGGCTGTGTCATCTTCGTGAGGATCCTGCAGGGGTTGGTAGAG GGCGTCACATACCCCGCCTGCCATGGGATCTGGAGCAAATGGGCCCCACCCTTAGAACGGAGTCGCCTGGCGACGACAGCCTTTTGCG GTTCCTATGCTGGGGCGGTGGTCGCGATGCCCCTCGCCGGGGTCCTTGTGCAGTACTCAGGATGGAGCTCTGTTTTCTACGTCTACG GCAGCTTCGGGATCTTCTGGTACCTGTTCTGGCTGCTCGTGTCCTACGAGTCCCCCGCGCTGCATCCCAGCATCTCGGAGGAGGAGCGCAAGTACATCGAGGACGCCATCGGAGAGAGCGCGAAACTCATGAACCCCCTCACG AAGTTTAGCACTCCCTGGCGGCGCTTCTTCACGTCTATGCCAGTCTACGCCATCATCGTGGCCAACTTCTGCCGCAGCTGGACGTTCTACCTGCTGCTCATCTCCCAGCCTGCCTACTTCGAAGAAGTGTTCGGCTTCGAGATCAGCAAG GTAGGCCTGGTATCCGCTCTGCCCCACCTGGTCATGACCATCATCGTGCCCATCGGCGGCCAGATCGCGGACTTCCTGAGGAGCCGCCGCATCATGTCCACCACCAACGTGCGCAAGTTGATGAACTGCGGGG GCTTCGGCATGGAAGCCACGCTGCTGTTGGTGGTCGGCTACTCGCACTCCAAGGGCGTGGCCATCTCCTTCCTGGTCCTAGCCGTGGGCTTCAGCGGCTTCGCCATCTCTG GGTTCAACGTGAACCACCTGGACATAGCCCCGCGCTACGCCAGCATCCTCATGGGCATCTCCAACGGCGTGGGCACACTGTCGGGGATGGTGTGCCCCATCATCGTGGGGGCCATGACTAAGCACAAG ACTCGGGAGGAGTGGCAGTACGTGTTCCTAATTGCCTCCCTGGTGCACTATGGAGGTGTCATCTTCTACGGGGTCTTTGCTTCTGGAGAGAAGCAGCCGTGGGCAGAGCCTGAGGAGATGAGCGAGGAGAAGTGTGGATTTGTTGGCCATGACCAGCTGGCTGGCAGTGACGACAGCGAAATGGAGGATGAGGCTGAGCCCCCGGGGGCACCCCCTGCACCACCTCCCTCCTATGGGGCCACACACAGCACATTTCAgccccccaggcccccaccccctgTCCGGGACTACTGA
- the SLC17A7 gene encoding vesicular glutamate transporter 1 isoform X2 yields the protein MGSQLALVGLLEKRQEGAETLELSADGRPVTTQTRDPPVVDCTCFGLPRRYIIAIMSGLGFCISFGIRCNLGVAIVSMVNNSTTHRGGHVVVQKAQFSWDPETVGLIHGSFFWGYIVTQIPGGFICQKFAANRVFGFAIVATSTLNMLIPSAARVHYGCVIFVRILQGLVEGVTYPACHGIWSKWAPPLERSRLATTAFCGSYAGAVVAMPLAGVLVQYSGWSSVFYVYGSFGIFWYLFWLLVSYESPALHPSISEEERKYIEDAIGESAKLMNPLTKFSTPWRRFFTSMPVYAIIVANFCRSWTFYLLLISQPAYFEEVFGFEISKVGLVSALPHLVMTIIVPIGGQIADFLRSRRIMSTTNVRKLMNCGGFGMEATLLLVVGYSHSKGVAISFLVLAVGFSGFAISGFNVNHLDIAPRYASILMGISNGVGTLSGMVCPIIVGAMTKHKTREEWQYVFLIASLVHYGGVIFYGVFASGEKQPWAEPEEMSEEKCGFVGHDQLAGSDDSEMEDEAEPPGAPPAPPPSYGATHSTFQPPRPPPPVRDY from the exons ATGGGGTCGCAGCTGGCACTGGTGGG CCTTCTGGAGAAGCGGCAGGAAGGCGCGGAGACGCTGGAGCTGAGTGCGGATGGGCGCCCGGTGACCACGCAGACCCGGGACCCGCCGGTGGTGGACtgcacctgcttcggcctccctcGCCGCTACATTATCGCCATCATGAGTGGTCTGGGCTTCTGTATCAGCTTTGGCATCCGCTGCAACCTGGGCGTGGCCATCGTCTCCATGGTCAATAACAGCACGACCCACCGCGGGGGCCACGTGGTGGTGCAG AAAGCCCAGTTCAGCTGGGATCCAGAGACTGTCGGCCTCATACATGGCTCCTTTTTCTGGGGCTATATTGTCACTCAGATTCCGGGAGGATTTATCTGCCAAAAATTTGCAGCCAACAG GGTTTTCGGCTTTGCTATTGTGGCAACATCCACTCTAAACATGCTGATACCCTCGGCTGCCCGCGTCCACTATGGCTGTGTCATCTTCGTGAGGATCCTGCAGGGGTTGGTAGAG GGCGTCACATACCCCGCCTGCCATGGGATCTGGAGCAAATGGGCCCCACCCTTAGAACGGAGTCGCCTGGCGACGACAGCCTTTTGCG GTTCCTATGCTGGGGCGGTGGTCGCGATGCCCCTCGCCGGGGTCCTTGTGCAGTACTCAGGATGGAGCTCTGTTTTCTACGTCTACG GCAGCTTCGGGATCTTCTGGTACCTGTTCTGGCTGCTCGTGTCCTACGAGTCCCCCGCGCTGCATCCCAGCATCTCGGAGGAGGAGCGCAAGTACATCGAGGACGCCATCGGAGAGAGCGCGAAACTCATGAACCCCCTCACG AAGTTTAGCACTCCCTGGCGGCGCTTCTTCACGTCTATGCCAGTCTACGCCATCATCGTGGCCAACTTCTGCCGCAGCTGGACGTTCTACCTGCTGCTCATCTCCCAGCCTGCCTACTTCGAAGAAGTGTTCGGCTTCGAGATCAGCAAG GTAGGCCTGGTATCCGCTCTGCCCCACCTGGTCATGACCATCATCGTGCCCATCGGCGGCCAGATCGCGGACTTCCTGAGGAGCCGCCGCATCATGTCCACCACCAACGTGCGCAAGTTGATGAACTGCGGGG GCTTCGGCATGGAAGCCACGCTGCTGTTGGTGGTCGGCTACTCGCACTCCAAGGGCGTGGCCATCTCCTTCCTGGTCCTAGCCGTGGGCTTCAGCGGCTTCGCCATCTCTG GGTTCAACGTGAACCACCTGGACATAGCCCCGCGCTACGCCAGCATCCTCATGGGCATCTCCAACGGCGTGGGCACACTGTCGGGGATGGTGTGCCCCATCATCGTGGGGGCCATGACTAAGCACAAG ACTCGGGAGGAGTGGCAGTACGTGTTCCTAATTGCCTCCCTGGTGCACTATGGAGGTGTCATCTTCTACGGGGTCTTTGCTTCTGGAGAGAAGCAGCCGTGGGCAGAGCCTGAGGAGATGAGCGAGGAGAAGTGTGGATTTGTTGGCCATGACCAGCTGGCTGGCAGTGACGACAGCGAAATGGAGGATGAGGCTGAGCCCCCGGGGGCACCCCCTGCACCACCTCCCTCCTATGGGGCCACACACAGCACATTTCAgccccccaggcccccaccccctgTCCGGGACTACTGA
- the GFY gene encoding Golgi-associated olfactory signaling regulator: MKSFSRILFLVFLLAGLRSKAAPSAPPPLRSGFPDVAHPSETSPPKGPSENSTRDRLNPEFPGTPYPEPFKPPHTVSLETFPLGFTETPNPDLRETPHPQSPETPKADSLTASISESLDIPKTNLSKMTHLDSSETPTPGPTEMPRPGSPETPKPHFSKPSRPEFPETPNTDLMQTVPQESPEIPQLNATEISQAEISETSNTGPTKTPDPKSLETHDLNSTETPNSEFLQALHPDPSKSPHPESHVTHNPSPTEISQTEFPTTYYQNATNVPRTSDTQISTSLYPETPAPFKDEATALNELSLNPKPETPAAIQPDSPKLPTSDSPGTIELKAPQNSGPKESNAPPPSARIVGPPALPGPPNQLAPATLRAPQRHSPGEGVNTIIVVERVKETGVTLVGRPHGAAGGALCLFLAGTALLIGIFVLLWCLHRRAARHRPFAHHRLPDDGDEPVLHLDAPKDPYDLYFYAPDTWVPSHIATKQPPPTPPLPPKLPPPPRVGRPQRLEALSPTTLPNNFV, from the exons ATGAAATCGTTCAGCCGGATCCTCTTCCTCGTCTTCCTCCTCGCAGGCCTGAGGTCCAAGGCCGCTCCCTCAGCCCCTCCGCCTTTGCGCTCTGGCTTTCCGGACGTGGCCCACCCCTCTGAGACCTCCCCTCCGAAGGGTCCTTCTGAAAATTCCACACGAGATCGCCTTAACCCAGAATTTCCTGGGACTCCTTACCCTGAACCTTTCAAGCCACCTCATACAGTTTCCCTGGAAACCTTCCCACTTGGCTTCACTGAGACCCCCAACCCTGACCTCCGGGAAACCCCGCACCCACAGTCTCCTGAAACGCCCAAAGCTGACTCACTCACAGCGTCAATATCAGAATCCCTGGATATCCCCAAAACCAACCTCTCCAAAATGACACACCTAGATTCTTCTGAgacccccacacctggcccaacgGAAATGCCACGCCCAGGGTCCCCTGAGACCCCCAAACCTCACTTCTCCAAACCTTCACGCCCAGAATTTCCTGAGACCCCAAACACTGACCTTATGCAAACTGTACCCCAAGAATCCCCAGAGATTCCCCAACTTAATGCAACTGAAATCTCACAGGCAGAAATCTCTGAGACCTCAAACACTGGCCCTACCAAGACCCCTGACCCCAAATCTCTGGAAACCCATGACCTCAACTCCACTGAGACCCCAAACTCTGAATTTCTCCAAGCTCTCCATCCTGACCCTTCTAAAAGCCCCCACCCAGAATCCCATGTAACCCACAATCCCAGCCCCACCGAAATTTCCCAAACAGAATTCCCCACAACCTACTACCAAAATGCAACAAATGTCCCCAGGACCTCCGACACTCAAATCTCCACTAGTCTCTACCCAGAAACACCTGCGCCCTTCAAGGATGAAGCCACTGCTCTAAATGAGCTGTCGCTGAATCCCAAACCAGAAACCCCTGCAGCCATCCAGCCCGACTCCCCAAAATTACCCACTTCAGATTCTCCAGGAACGATTGAGCTGAAGGCCCCCCAGAACTCTGGCCCTAAGGAGTCCAATGCGCCTCCTCCCTCAGCCCGGATTGTAGGTCCCCCTGCTCTTCCAGGGCCCCCCAATCAGTTGGCCCCTGCCACTCTGCGGGCACCCCAGAGGCACAGCCCAGGTGAAGGAGTCAACACTATCATCGTGGTGGAGAGAGTGAAGGAGACCG GCGTGACTCTGGTGGGGCGACCACATGGAGCAGCAGGCGGGGCCCTCTGCCTGTTCCTCGCGGGAACCGCGCTGCTGATAGGCATCTTTGTGCTGCTGTGGTGTCTCCACCGCCGGGCAGCTCGACACCGGCCCTTCGCACATCACCGGCTTCCAGACGACGGAGATGAGCCAG TTCTGCATTTGGACGCCCCGAAAGACCCCTACGACCTCTACTTTTATGCACCGGATACCTGGGTCCCTTCCCACATCGCCACCAAGCAGCCCCCGCCCACACCTCCGCTGCCACCAAAGCTGCCCCCGCCGCCCCGCGTGGGTCGCCCGCAGCGTCTGGAGGCCTTGTCCCCAACCACGCTCCCCAACAACTTCGTGTAA
- the PIH1D1 gene encoding PIH1 domain-containing protein 1 isoform X2: MGLQLPECTRVGTGPGGIQASKELQQAQTTRPESTQIQPQPGFCIKTNSSEGKVFINICHSLSIPPPADVTEEELLQMLEEDQAGFRIPMSLGEPHAELDARGQGCTAYDVAVNSDFYRRMQNSDFLRELVITIAREGLEDKYNLQLNPEWRMMKNRPFMGSISQQNIRSQQRPRIQELGDLYTPAPGRAESGPEKPHLNLWLEAPDLLLAEIDLPKLDGALGLSLEIGENRLVMGGPQQLYHLDAYIPLQINSDESKAAFHWKRKVPGGWFGEAGTLGSLDSGSEGGGPGAGLLGPGSSFSLLCLLSN; this comes from the exons ATGGGACTACAGTTGCCAGAATGCACTAGGGTGGGAACTGGGCCTGGGGGAATTCAG GCCTCGAAGGAGCTCCAGCAAGCCCAGACAACCAGACCAGAATCGACACAAATCCAGCCTCAGCCGG GTTTCTGCATAAAGACCAACTCCTCAGAAGGGAAGGTTTTCATCAACATCTGCCActccctctccatccctcctCCCGCCGACGTGACCGAGGAGGAGCTGCTTCAGATGCTAGAGGAGGACCAAGCTGGGTTTCGCATCCCCATGAGTCTGGGAGAGCCTCATGCAGAACTGGATGCAA GAGGCCAGGGCTGTACCGCCTATGACGTAGCTGTCAACAGCGACTTCTACAGGAGGATGCAG AACAGCGATTTCTTGCGGGAGCTCGTGATCACCATCGCCAGAGAGGGCCTTGAGGACAAATACAACTTGCAGCTGAATCCGG AATGGCGCATGATGAAGAACCGGCCATTCATGGGCTCCATCTCGCAGCAGAACATCCGCTCGCAGCAGCGTCCTCGGATCCAGGAGCTGGGGGACCTGTACACACCGGCCCCTGGGAGAGCTGAGTCAGG CCCTGAAAAGCCTCACCTGAACCTGTGGCTGGAAGCCCCCGACCTCCTCTTGGCCGAAATTGACCTCCCCAAACTG GATGGAGCCCTGGGGCTGTCGCTGGAGATCGGAGAGAACCGCCTGGTGATGGGGGGCCCCCAGCAGCTGTATCATCTGGACGCTTATATCCCACTGCAGATCAACTCTGATGAGAGCAAGGCAGCCTTCCACTGGAAGAGAAAGGTGCctgggggatggtttggggaagCCGGGACGTTGGGGAGCCTGGACTCTGGATCCGAGGGAGGGGGACCGGGGGCTGGACTTCTGGGTCCTGGATCCTCATTCTCTTTGCTCTGTCTCCTCAGCAATTAA
- the PTH2 gene encoding tuberoinfundibular peptide of 39 residues, giving the protein METRQVSRSPRVRLLLLLLLVVPWGVRTASGVALPQVGVLSLRPPGPAWADPATPRPRRSLALADDAAFRERARLLAALERRHWLNSYMHKLLVLDAR; this is encoded by the exons ATGGAGACCCGCCAGGTGTCCAGGAGCCCTCGGGttcggctgctgctgctgctgttgctagTAGTGCCCTGGGGCGTCCGCACTGCCTCGGGAGTCGCCCTGCCCCAGGTCGGGGTCCTCAG CCTCCGCCCCCCAGGACCGGCCTGGGCGGATCCCGCCACCCCCCGGCCGCGGAGGAGCCTGGCGCTGGCGGACGACGCGGCCTTCCGGGAGCGCGCGCGGTTGCTGGCCGCCCTCGAGCGCCGCCACTGGCTGAACTCGTACATGCACAAGCTGTTGGTGTTGGACGCGCGCTGA